Within Magnetococcales bacterium, the genomic segment AATGGCCGGCAAACCCCGATTCCACAGCCGCACCCGTCCCTCTCGGCGATCCAGGGCCAGAAAACCCGCCGCCATGTACAATCCGGTGGGCAGACGACGATGCAACTCCCGGTTGATCTCCTCCAGAATGACGGTCATGTCCGCGCCCATCTCCGTCTGGCGCTGAAAGATGTGGGCCACGATCGGCCCCATGATGGCCGCAGGCAGACCGTGGCCGGTGAAATCCCCCACCAGAACGTGTTGCACCCCGTCCTTGCGACTCAGGGAAAGCACCAGATCCCCCGTGGTCTGCTCCACGGCGGAAAGCAGCATGCGCAGTCCCGTCCAGTCGCAGCGATCCGCCTGACGCACCCGCAACACGATGCGTTCCACCAGCTCGCGTTCCTGCCGCAGCAGATCGTTCTGCCGGGCCATCTCCCGACTGGCACGGCGCAACGCCAGATGGGTGCGCACCCGCGCCAGCACCACCGGCGGCGAAAAGGGCTTGGTGATGTAATCGACCGCGCCTTCGGCGAAGCCGCGGGTCTCGTCTTCCGTGGCGTCCCGCGCCGTCACGAAGATCACCGGGATCTCCCGGGTCTTCTCCTCGGCCCGCAGCCGGCGGCAGACCTCGTACCCGTCCATCTCCGGCATGTTGACGTCCAGCAGGATCAGATCGGGCTTGGGCTCCCGATTGGCCAGCTCCAGCGCCACCGGGCCGCTGGTGGCCACCTGCCGGATGTAATGGTTGCCCAGCAGGGAAGCCAGCATGGCCAGATTCTCCGGCCGGTCGTCCACCAGCAGGATGCGTTCCCTCTCGACCATGCTCACGACTCCTCTTCGCGGCTGATGTGGTGGCGTATGTCGGCCAGACAACGGCGGGCGCTGGCGAAGTCGTAATCGTTCAGAGACGCCTGCAGCGACTGCAGCAACTCTTCCGAACGTCCCCCCAGCACGGCCCGCAGGGGCTCGAAAAGCTCCAGGGCCTCGATATCCGAATTCTCCAGGAACGTCCTCATGCGATCCAGCCGTTGCAGGGCCTGATCGGGATCCCAGGTGCTCGGCGCGGCGGGAGCGGCCTCGGCCATCCAGCCGGGTTGGGCCGCTTCGATGCCGCCGACGACGCGAAGCAACGCCGCCGTCAGCCGGGGCAACAGGCTGTCCACCGCCTCGTCTCCGCTCTTGATGGCCTTCTCCAGCAGGGTGGTCTCCTGTTGCAGCGTCACCGCGCCCAGATTGCCGGCCACCCCCTTCAGGGTGTGGGCCAGCAGTCGCGCCTCTTCGGTACGGCCTTCCGCCAGGGCGGCGGCGATGCGTTCGGCATCGGCGGCGTGGTCGCGGGCGAAACGGCCCAACACCTCCCGATAGAGCCGCCGGTTGCCGGCGGCGCGTTGCAGTCCGGCAAGGGTGTCGACCCCCTCCAGGAAATCGGTCTCCGTGGCCCGCTCCCTCGGGGCCTCCTCGGGAAGCTGCCAGGAGATCCACTTGCGCAACATGTTGCGCAGAGCCCCCACCTCGAAGGGTTTAGGCAGATGGTCGTTCATGCCCGCCGCCAGGCACTCCTCCCGATCCTCCCGGCGCGCATTGGCGGTCATGGCCACGATGGGGGCCTGCCGCCACTCCGGCAGTTGCCGCAGTTGGCGGGTGGCTTCGAATCCGTCCATGACCGGCATCTGCAGATCCATGAAGACCAGGTCGAAGGACTCGCCCTGTTTGGCCCGCTCCACCGCTTCGTGGCCATCTTCGGCCACCGTCACCTCCAGACCGGCGCCTTCCAGGAACTCCCGCGCCACCTGGCGATTGATGGCGTTGTCCTCCACCAGCAGCACCCGGCCCCGGGACCACTCTTCACCGCCCGACGGCGCTTGCGGCGGCAGAGGCCCGCCTTGCAGCGACTCCCACAACCGCCGCCGCGAGAAGGGTTTGTGCAGCACCGTCTCCCCGCCGGCCAAGCCGCGGACCTCTTCGCCCAGGCCGATCATCGGAATCACCACCAGCCCCGGAGCCCGTTCGCGCAGTCGTCCCGCAGCCTCCTTGTCCGCCAGATTCCAGTCCAGAAGCAGCACGTCGAAGGGCGTCCCCTCCAGGGCCTGTTCCGCCTCCGCCAGGCTCTCCACCTGCTTCAGGCTCCGGCAGCGGCCTTCCAGTTGGGCGCGCAGCACCTCCCGCCAGGCCAGGGCCCCTTCCGCCACCAGGAGATCCAGCTCCGCCAGACCCGCTCCGTCGGCCACGGGCCGCTTCAACGCCTCCGCGCCCGCCAGAGGGAACTCCAGACTGAAGCGGAAACAACTGCCCCGCCCCGGCTGGCTCTCCACCTCGATGCGCCCTCCCATCAGCTCCACCAGCTTCTGACTGATCGACAGCCCCAGCCCGGTGCCGCCGTATTGCCGCGTGGTGGAGGAGTCGGCCTGGGTGAAGGGCTGGAAGAGACCCTTGATCTGCTCCGCCGTCATGCCGATGCCGCTGTCGCTGACCTGAAAGAGCAGTCGTACCGAGTTCTCCCGGCAGATATCGGGCGTGACCGCCGCCACCACCTCGCCCTTCCGGGTGAACTTGACGGCGTTGCTGGTCAGATTGACCAGCACCTGCCCCAGTCGCAGAGGGTCGCCCACCAGAACCGGCGGCGTGACCGGATCGACCGCGACCAGGAAGTCGAGTCCCTTCTGCCGCGCCTTGAGAGCGGTGACGTCGATGAGATTTTCCAGCACCTCGTCGAGCAGGAAGGGGCGGGCTTCCAGATCCAGACGCTTGGCATCCACCCTTGAGAAGTCGAGAATGTCGTTGATGATGCCCAGCAGGTTCCGCGCCGACTGATCCACCTTCTGGAGGTAGTCTTGCTGCCGGGGCGTCAGATCGGTTTGCAGACACAACTGGGTCAGGCCGATGATGGCGTTCATGGGGGTGCGGATTTCATGGCTCGTGTTGGCCAGGAACTCACTTTTGGCTTTGTTGGCCGCTTCCGCCTGCGCCATGGCGCGGCGCAGATCCTCGTCGAGGCGTCGTCGTTCGATGATGCCGCCCAGGGTATGGCCCACCACCGAGAGCAGCGACTCCTCCTCCGGATCGGAAACGGCGTGATCCGGCAGATGGATG encodes:
- a CDS encoding SpoIIE family protein phosphatase — its product is MVERERILLVDDRPENLAMLASLLGNHYIRQVATSGPVALELANREPKPDLILLDVNMPEMDGYEVCRRLRAEEKTREIPVIFVTARDATEDETRGFAEGAVDYITKPFSPPVVLARVRTHLALRRASREMARQNDLLRQERELVERIVLRVRQADRCDWTGLRMLLSAVEQTTGDLVLSLSRKDGVQHVLVGDFTGHGLPAAIMGPIVAHIFQRQTEMGADMTVILEEINRELHRRLPTGLYMAAGFLALDRREGRVRLWNRGLPAILRFHQGRCLQQRPSSGLPLGILDETSAREDEQLWQVTAGERLVLSSDGVTEIPVDAEGNLLGTDGLIRLMEELMRRNDPLESLLEQLRALREVFQDDVTLVELTV